A region of the bacterium genome:
GCCCGCGGAGATCTGGACCAACGTGTCGTCGCTCATCCCGAGATTGCCGACCGGGGAGAACTACGTCCGCGGCTGGGCGGGGTTCGGCGGCGTGTCGTTCGCCACGTTCTACAAGAACTCGTTCTTCTACGCCGGCCTCGGTACGATCCTGACCGTCTGCTCATCGGCCGCGGCGGCGTACGGCTTCGCCCGGATCCGGTTCACCGGGCGGCGGTTCTGGTTCGCGGTGATGATGTCGACGCTGCTGCTGCCGGTGGAAGTCCAGATCGTTCCGCAGTACATCCTGTTTACGAAGCTCGGGTGGCTCAACACCTACCTGCCGCTCCTGGTCCCCAAGGTGGGCGGCCAGGCGTTCTTCATCTTCATGATCATGCAGTTCATCCGCGGCGTCCCCGCCGAGCTCGACGATGCGGCGGCGATCGACGGCTGCAACAAGGTGGGGATCTTCTTCCGGGTGGTGCTGCCGCTCATCACGCCGGTCCTCGTCGCCGCGGCGATCTTCTCCTTCTACTTCACCTGGAGCGACTTCCTGAACCCGCTGATCTACCTGAACGACCCGAACCTGTACACCATCTCGGTGGCCCTCCGATCGTACGCCGATCCGGCCGGGGCGACGGATTGGGGCGCGGTGTTCGCCATGTCGGCGCTGTCGCTTGCGCCGGTGTTCGTGATCTTCATTCTGCTGCAGCGCTACCTGGTGCAGGGCATCAGCACGACGGGCTTGCGGGGATAGCGGCCGCATCACCGGGACGACGGGAGGGAAACTTCGATGAAGATCGGGTTTATCGGCGGCGGCAGCGTGCAGTGGACGCCCATGCTCGTGGCGGACCTGGCGATGAACCGCGCGCTTGCCGGCGCGGAGCTGGTCCTGCACGACATCGACGCCGACGCGCTGGCCTTGATGGCCCGGGCCGGCCGCCGGGTCGTCGAGCAACTCGACGGGCGGATGACAATCACCACCAGCACCGAGCGCGCCGAGGCGCTGCGCGACGCCGATTTCGTGATCCTCTGCGTGGCGATCGGCGGCCTGCGCGCGATGGGGAGCGACCTTGCCATCTCGCAGCGCCACGGCATCCATCATACGGTCGGCGACACGGTCGGGCCGGCGGGGCTGGCCCGCGGCCTGCGCCACGTCCCGTTCGCGGTGCAGGTGGCCCGCGAGATGGAAGCACTGTGCCCCCGTGCCTGGCTGCTGAACTTGACGAACCCGATGACGACGATCTGCCGGGGCGTCACGCGGGCAACCGCCATTCGCACCGTGGGACTCTGTCACGAGGTGGATCTCTTTCGCGTCAACCGGCTGGCGCCGTGGTTCGGGGTGCCGGCCGAGACGATCACCGTCGAGGTCGCCGGCGTCAATCACCTCCCGGCGATCCTCGGCCTTCGTCTTGGCGACCAGGACGGCATCGCGGCGCTGCGGGCGTGGCTGGACCGGCACAGTCCGTTCGAGTTCATGGGGGACCACGCCCCGGAGCCCCACCGGGACGTCTTCAGAGACCGCCTCGCCGTCAAGCTGACCCTGTTCGACCAGCTCGGCGTGCTGTTCGGGGCCGGCGATCGCCATCTCGCCGAGTTCTTCCCGTCCTTCATTTCCGACGCCGCCGACCGGGGCGCGCGCTACGGCGTGCTGTTGACTACGGTCGAGCACCGGATGGCCAACGGGCAGGCCCGGCGGGCGTGGGCGGAGCGCTTCGTCGCAGGCGAGCGGGCGACGCTCCAGCATTCCGCGGAGACCCTGGCGCCGGTGATGGCCGCGCTGGCCGGCGGACCCTCGGGCCGGTTCGTCGTCAACGTCCCGAACCGCGGGCAGATCGACAACCTGCCGCGGGACGCGGTCGTGGAATGCGTCGCCGAGGTCGATGCCCTCGGCATCCGGCCGGTGGCGGTCGGGGCGCTGCCCCTTCCGCTGTACGCGGCGGTCGCGCCGCATCTCGCCTGGCAGGAACTCGTCGTCGAGGCGGCGCTCACGGGGAGGCGGGCGGCGGCGCGGGCGGCGATGGCGGTCGATCCGATGGTCGGAGATCCCGCGATCGTGGATCCATTGCTCGACGAGTTGCTGGCGGCCAACGCGCCGTTCGTCCATGCCACGGAAGGAGGCGGCCCCGCGCAAAGCGCGGGGCAGGCTCGCGCGGCGTCGCACCCGACGGCGTCCGGACGCGCCTAGGGGCCCGCGACGATGGTCTCGGTGTACGACGTCGCGCAGCGCGCCGGCGTATCTCCGGCAACGGCGTCGCGCGTGCTGTCCGGGTCGTCCTACCCGGTGCGCGCGAGAACCCGCGAGCGGGTCCTGCGGTCGGCGAAGATCCTGGATTTCCGTCCCAGCATGGTGGCGCGGGCTCTCGTTACGGCGCGCACACGCACGCTCGGCGCCATCGTGCACGACGTGTCCGACCCGTACTTCGGCGAGGTTCTGCGTGGCCTCGAAGGCGCGGCGCACGCGAACGGCTATCAGATGTTTGTCTGCAGCTCGAATCGCGAGACGCAGCGCGAACTGGCGTACGTCCGATCCCTGCTGTCGTACCGCGTCGACGCCATCCTCTTCTGCGGGGGCGGCATCGACGACCGGCGCTACGGCACCGAGTTGCGCCGGCTGCTGGACGGGTACCGCAAGACGGGGGGCGCCGTGGTGACCCTGGCGCCGCACGGGTACCGGGCGCCGAGCGTCACCGCCGACAACCGCGGCGGCGCCGTCGCGATGGCCCGGCACCTGCTGGATCTGGGGCACCGGCGGCTCGGCGTGGTGGCCGGGCCGGCCTCGATTCGCACCGGCACGGTCCGCGTCGCCGGCTTCCGGGCCGCCTTGGCCGAACGCGGGGTGGCGCTTGCGCCCGACCTGATCGTTTCAGGGGAATTCACCGCGGAGGGCGGCGCCGCGGCGGTCTCGCGCCTTCTCGACCGCGACCCCGCGATCACCGCGGTCCTCTGCGCCAACGACGTCATGGCGTTCGGCGTTCTGCACGAGCTCGCCGGCCGGGGGATCCGCGTGCCGCAGACGGTGTCGGTCGCCGGCTTCGGCGACGTCAGGATGGCCGCGTACACGAACCCGCCCCTATCGACCGTCGCCGTCCCGCGGTACGAGATCGGATGGCAGGGCGTGCACGCGGCCCTCGCCCTCCTCGCCGGGGAACCGGTGCGGTCACGCCGCCTGCCGGTGTCGGTGGTTGCCCGCGCGTCGACCGGACGCGTGCCGGAGCGCACCGCGTCGGGACGGCGCGAGCAGCGCCGGCGGGCGGGCTGAGCCTCGGGTCCGCGCCCGACGGTGGGGCGGCCCGGCGCCGGAGGGCTACGGCGTCCGCACGCAGGCGAACAGCGTGCGCCGGTAGTTGCCGCGGTAGGGGCCGGCGTGGTCGACGTCGGCCCCTAGGCGCACCACGCGAGAAAACGAGGTGTGCCGCCGGATGAACTCGACGATGAAGTCGTCGTCCCAGCGCGGCAGGGCGCCGCGCCACCATCGTTCGTGTGCCTGGCCCGTATCGACGAACAGGCACGATCCGGTAATCCGGTCGACCTCGCCGAGCAGGTCCCCGGCGCTGCCCCCGTTCGGTCGCAGCACGAAGTGATGCAGCACGCTCAGCAGCAGCACGACGTCCCACGTCCGGCCGCAGGAGGACAGGTAAGTCCGCAGGTCACCGTGCACCGTCTGCTCCGGCCGCAGGCCGTACGCGGTTCGTCCGACCTTCAACGCCGCGGGATCCGCGTCCACGCCGATCGCCGTGCTTCCCCGCTTGGAGAACTCGTTGACGAACCAGCCGTAGGCGCACCCAAGATCGAGCACGGACAACGTCGCGAGCGGGCGCCCGGCCGCCGCCAAGAATTGCAGCATCAGGGTCAACCGGTCGTCGCACCGCCGCACGACGTCCCACGTGCCGTCAAATTCCACGCCCTCGATCGGCTGGTACAATTCCCGGCGGCCCCGCGTCTGCGCGCAGGCCAACACCAGGGATTGCAGCGCGGTCGGCGACCGCGGGGACACGACGGCCGCCGCTGTCTCGTGGCGTCCCAGGGCCCAGGCGACGGCCAGGCGATGGTGACCGTCGCTGACCTGCACGGTGTTGGAGGTCAGCGATTCGCGGACGACCGGCAGGGATCCGGCGGCGGAATGCCGACCCCGGTGGGCGAACTCCACCTCCGTCGCATCGCCGCGCGCGATCCGTTCGTAAAGCTGTGTAAACGCGCGGGCCTGCGCGGCGATTCCCGCGGACGTCCGGTGGCCGAAATAACTTCCCCACAGGCGGATCGCCTGCGCCGCGTTCTTGAAGTACGGGGTCTGCTCGAGGGTGCTCCCAACGAAGAGCTCCTCGCCCAGCGTCCGGTACTGTTCCAGCAGGTGCGCGTGCGGCGAATCTTGCATCAGCATCGATGCCCGACGGGCGTTCCCCGTAGCCTCGGCCCAGCGCCCCGCGTCGAACGCCCCTTCGCCGCCGATCAGTGTTCGGCGCAGGTCAATCGACCTGACCGCGGTCCTCCGAACAAGGTCCCGCCAACTCCCGCGCCCGGATGCGATGCGCCCGTACGCACGGTGCAATCCTGGTGGCATGAGTTGCTTTAGGGACATGGGTTCGGGTAACTCTCCGCCTGACGGTATGCCGCGCCTGCGCCGATTCTAACCAAGAGCGCGCCGGTCCGTCCACGCCCGGGAGCGCCTGTGCGCTCCTTTGAGACAAAATCTTCATAATCTCAAGGATAGAATGCAAGAAAGACGGGCAGGATCGGCGCAGGCCCGCTCCTGTTCCGCGGCTGGGGGTGAAGCGCCATGAGCAGTGCCTCCTCGGTCACCGCTCTCCGCCTGACCGTCAACGGCAGCGTACATAGCATTCGATCGTCCCCGGACACTCCGCTCCTCTACGTGTTGCGCGATGAACTCGGGCTTCAGGGACCGCGGTTCGGCTGCGGGCTTGGGCAGTGTGGCGCATGTACGGTCCATCTCGACGGGGCCGCGGTCCGCTCGTGCAGAATCGCCGTCTCCGCCGCGGCCGGCCATCCCGTCACGACCCTGGAAGGCCTCGGAACCGGTGACCGGCCGCACCCGGTACAGCAGGCCTTCATCGACGAACAGGCGATGCAGTGCGGCTATTGCATCAACGGTTGGATCATGGCGTCGGCCGCGTTGCTCGCCAAGACTCCGCATCCGAGCGAGGCCGAGATCCGGACCGGGCTCCGGGGGCTCGTTTGCCGGTGCGGGGCGCACATGCGGATCCTCCGGGCCGTCCGGCGCGCGGCCCGGACGCGAGGGTGACGGCGATGAGGCGCGTCCGTCCGCGCGTCCTGTCCCGGCGCGACTTTCTGAAGACCTCCGGGGCGGTAGTGGTCGCGTTTGGGATTCCGCCGTTCCTCGGCGCGCCGCTCGACGCCGCCCCCGGTCCCGCCGCCGTGCGCGCTCCAGGACCGATCGACTCCTGGCTGGCGATCGCGCGGGACGGCAGCGTCACCGTGTTTACGGACAAGGTCGAGCTCGGTATGGGCGTCTCCACCGCGTTTGCCCAGATCGTAGCGGAGGAGCTCGACGTCCCGGTGCGGTCGGTCTCGGTGGTGATGGGTGATACCGCGGTGACGCCCGATCAGGGCGGGGTCGGCGGGAGCACGTCCATCTCGGTGGGCGCCGTGCCGATCCGCCAGGCGGCCGCGGAAGGCCGCCGCGTCCTGCTGGAGCTCGCGTCGGCCCGGCTCGGCGTCCCCGCCGGCCGGCTGATCGTGCAGGACGGGATCGTGCGGCGCACCGACGACCCCGCGAAGGGCGCGGCGTACGGCGACCTGATCGGCGGCCGGCGCTTCGACGTGACGCTCAAAGCGTCGGGCGGAACGCCCGACGCCGGCGCCGTCCGGCCCAAAGCCCCGGATCAATACAAGGTCGTCGGCACGCCCGTACCCCGGATGGACATCCCGCCGAAAGCGGCCGGCCGGTTCACGTACGTCGTCGACGTCCGCGTGCCCGGCATGCTGCACGGCCGCGTCGTGCGGCCGCCGGTGCCGGAGGCCAGGCTCGTCCGTGTCGAGCGGGGGCAGGACTTGCCGCCAGCGGTCAGGATCGTCACCAGGGGCACCTTCGTGGGGGTCGTGGCCGAGACCGAATGGGAGGCGATCCAGGCGGCCGGGAAAATCGCGGTCACGTGGTCGACGTCCGAAGCGCGCTGGCCGGCGATGCCCGATCTCTACACCGCGATGTGGGCGATGGCGCCGACGACCCGGAAGGTCATGGCCGAGACGGGCGGCGTCGATGCGGCGTTCGCGTCGGCGGCGCGCACAATCGAAGCCCGCTATGAATGGCCGTTCCAGTCGCACGCGATGATGGGGCCGGCGTGCGCGGTGGCGGACGTGCGCGCCGGGAGCACGACGATCTGGTCGAGCACGCAGCATCCGCATCAGCTCGCGCACGGGATCGCGGAGCTGCTCGGCCGCCCGGCCGATACGGTGCGCGTCATCTGGGTGCAGGGCTCCGGTTCCTACGGCCGCGCGGGCGGCGACGACGCCGCAGGCGACGCGGCGCTCCTCTCGCAGGCCACCGGACGGCCGGTGCGGGTGCAGTGGATGCGCGCCGATGAAACGGGCTGGGATCCGAAAGGACCTCCTGTGGTCATGGCCGCCCGCGCCGCCCTGGACGCGCGCGGCGGCGTGCTGGGGTGGGACTACGTCGCGCGCGGGTTCTCCGGCAGCGGCACGTCCCCGAGACCCGATACGGCGGGCGACCTGCTCGCCGGCCAGTTGATGGGACGGCCGGCGAGTGGCGTCGACGTGCCGCCCGCGCTTCAGGAGAACTACGTCTTCGCGTCCAAGCGCAAAATTGGGGAAGTCGTGCC
Encoded here:
- a CDS encoding methyltransferase domain-containing protein, whose product is MLMQDSPHAHLLEQYRTLGEELFVGSTLEQTPYFKNAAQAIRLWGSYFGHRTSAGIAAQARAFTQLYERIARGDATEVEFAHRGRHSAAGSLPVVRESLTSNTVQVSDGHHRLAVAWALGRHETAAAVVSPRSPTALQSLVLACAQTRGRRELYQPIEGVEFDGTWDVVRRCDDRLTLMLQFLAAAGRPLATLSVLDLGCAYGWFVNEFSKRGSTAIGVDADPAALKVGRTAYGLRPEQTVHGDLRTYLSSCGRTWDVVLLLSVLHHFVLRPNGGSAGDLLGEVDRITGSCLFVDTGQAHERWWRGALPRWDDDFIVEFIRRHTSFSRVVRLGADVDHAGPYRGNYRRTLFACVRTP
- a CDS encoding carbohydrate ABC transporter permease, which produces MPARTALRGLAYHAFMIGFGFVMLYPLLWLLASSLKGPAEIWTNVSSLIPRLPTGENYVRGWAGFGGVSFATFYKNSFFYAGLGTILTVCSSAAAAYGFARIRFTGRRFWFAVMMSTLLLPVEVQIVPQYILFTKLGWLNTYLPLLVPKVGGQAFFIFMIMQFIRGVPAELDDAAAIDGCNKVGIFFRVVLPLITPVLVAAAIFSFYFTWSDFLNPLIYLNDPNLYTISVALRSYADPAGATDWGAVFAMSALSLAPVFVIFILLQRYLVQGISTTGLRG
- a CDS encoding LacI family DNA-binding transcriptional regulator, translated to MVSVYDVAQRAGVSPATASRVLSGSSYPVRARTRERVLRSAKILDFRPSMVARALVTARTRTLGAIVHDVSDPYFGEVLRGLEGAAHANGYQMFVCSSNRETQRELAYVRSLLSYRVDAILFCGGGIDDRRYGTELRRLLDGYRKTGGAVVTLAPHGYRAPSVTADNRGGAVAMARHLLDLGHRRLGVVAGPASIRTGTVRVAGFRAALAERGVALAPDLIVSGEFTAEGGAAAVSRLLDRDPAITAVLCANDVMAFGVLHELAGRGIRVPQTVSVAGFGDVRMAAYTNPPLSTVAVPRYEIGWQGVHAALALLAGEPVRSRRLPVSVVARASTGRVPERTASGRREQRRRAG
- a CDS encoding (2Fe-2S)-binding protein; its protein translation is MSSASSVTALRLTVNGSVHSIRSSPDTPLLYVLRDELGLQGPRFGCGLGQCGACTVHLDGAAVRSCRIAVSAAAGHPVTTLEGLGTGDRPHPVQQAFIDEQAMQCGYCINGWIMASAALLAKTPHPSEAEIRTGLRGLVCRCGAHMRILRAVRRAARTRG
- a CDS encoding molybdopterin cofactor-binding domain-containing protein, which translates into the protein MRRVRPRVLSRRDFLKTSGAVVVAFGIPPFLGAPLDAAPGPAAVRAPGPIDSWLAIARDGSVTVFTDKVELGMGVSTAFAQIVAEELDVPVRSVSVVMGDTAVTPDQGGVGGSTSISVGAVPIRQAAAEGRRVLLELASARLGVPAGRLIVQDGIVRRTDDPAKGAAYGDLIGGRRFDVTLKASGGTPDAGAVRPKAPDQYKVVGTPVPRMDIPPKAAGRFTYVVDVRVPGMLHGRVVRPPVPEARLVRVERGQDLPPAVRIVTRGTFVGVVAETEWEAIQAAGKIAVTWSTSEARWPAMPDLYTAMWAMAPTTRKVMAETGGVDAAFASAARTIEARYEWPFQSHAMMGPACAVADVRAGSTTIWSSTQHPHQLAHGIAELLGRPADTVRVIWVQGSGSYGRAGGDDAAGDAALLSQATGRPVRVQWMRADETGWDPKGPPVVMAARAALDARGGVLGWDYVARGFSGSGTSPRPDTAGDLLAGQLMGRPASGVDVPPALQENYVFASKRKIGEVVPWPQDASPLRTSNLRAPSQPATTFGGESFVDEVAAALRADPVEFRLRYLREPRDIAVVRAAADRARWTARPSPRADAPRAGLATGRGIAYTPRGNTRLATVAEVGVNRATGEVRVTRLVIAHDCGLIVNPDGLRGTIEANLLQSVSRALKEEVRFGPAGVTSVDWHTYPVLTT